Proteins encoded within one genomic window of Sulfurovum sp. XGS-02:
- a CDS encoding dihydroorotate dehydrogenase-like protein, with product MELTTTHLGLELKNPLIASASPLTASLDSIKKLEEKGIAAVIMHSLFEEEINHEIHQIDHFLHIHSNANAEATTYLPSEVDFENLHSEHYLEEIKRIKESIQIPVIASLNGVSAGGWVKYAKKLQEAGADALELNITYIPTSIDMEGHTVEQMYIDTVSQVKAHISIPLNVKMNAYFSSPANMAKRFVEAGANGLTIFDNPTRVDVDLELLTPLQRANITSSANVSETLRWCAILYNKLSCSMCAGTGVHSGEDVLKAIMSGADAVALASVLLTKGEDEVAVILNELTQWMQTNEYDSISQMKGSISLAHTDNPAAYERNSYMYALQQYRH from the coding sequence ATGGAACTGACTACTACACATTTAGGACTGGAGTTAAAAAACCCTCTTATTGCCAGTGCTTCGCCGTTAACGGCATCTCTGGATAGTATTAAAAAACTTGAAGAGAAGGGTATCGCCGCTGTCATCATGCATTCTCTCTTCGAAGAGGAGATCAACCATGAGATCCATCAGATCGACCATTTTTTGCATATTCACAGCAACGCAAATGCAGAAGCGACCACTTATCTTCCCAGTGAAGTGGATTTTGAGAATCTCCACTCTGAACACTATCTTGAAGAGATCAAAAGGATCAAAGAATCTATCCAGATCCCAGTCATTGCAAGTCTGAACGGCGTTTCGGCCGGAGGATGGGTGAAATATGCCAAAAAACTACAGGAAGCCGGTGCGGATGCCTTGGAACTTAACATCACCTATATTCCCACATCCATTGATATGGAGGGGCATACCGTAGAGCAAATGTATATCGATACCGTATCTCAGGTCAAAGCACATATTTCTATCCCTCTCAATGTCAAAATGAACGCCTATTTTTCCAGCCCGGCCAATATGGCCAAACGTTTTGTTGAAGCAGGAGCCAACGGCCTGACCATTTTTGACAACCCTACACGTGTGGATGTGGATCTTGAACTTCTTACACCTTTACAGCGTGCCAATATTACCAGTTCTGCCAATGTCAGTGAAACCTTGCGATGGTGTGCGATCCTCTATAACAAGCTTTCCTGCTCGATGTGTGCGGGTACAGGGGTCCACAGTGGAGAAGATGTGCTCAAAGCTATCATGAGCGGAGCAGATGCTGTGGCACTGGCTTCCGTACTGCTTACCAAAGGCGAAGATGAAGTTGCAGTGATACTCAATGAACTCACCCAATGGATGCAGACGAACGAATACGACTCCATCTCCCAGATGAAAGGGAGTATCTCTCTGGCACATACCGATAACCCGGCTGCCTATGAGCGAAACTCCTATATGTATGCCCTGCAGCAGTACCGGCACTGA